The Xanthobacter flavus genome includes a window with the following:
- a CDS encoding peptidoglycan-binding domain-containing protein yields the protein MALLKRGLAGEPVKILQAKLGVTADGQFGPATETALKAYQTQHGLAADGIAGPDTFTALGLPELVLLTVGTKGEAVKKLQTALGIAADGAFGPGTAKAVKEFQEKNGLDADGMAGPDTLAKIPAFAGVFSPEAVAKSQAAPGTVSTDAKPAEAGATAAPKKSIWQTITSFFS from the coding sequence ATGGCACTTCTCAAGCGTGGGCTCGCGGGCGAGCCGGTGAAGATCCTTCAGGCCAAGCTCGGCGTGACCGCGGACGGCCAGTTCGGCCCCGCCACCGAGACCGCCCTCAAGGCCTACCAGACCCAGCACGGCCTCGCCGCGGACGGCATCGCCGGGCCGGACACCTTCACGGCGCTCGGCCTGCCGGAACTGGTACTGCTCACCGTGGGCACCAAGGGCGAGGCGGTGAAGAAGCTGCAGACCGCGCTGGGCATTGCCGCCGACGGCGCGTTCGGCCCCGGCACTGCCAAGGCGGTGAAGGAATTCCAGGAAAAGAACGGGCTCGATGCGGACGGCATGGCCGGCCCCGACACCCTTGCCAAGATCCCGGCCTTCGCCGGCGTCTTCTCGCCGGAAGCGGTGGCGAAGTCGCAGGCGGCGCCCGGCACCGTTTCCACCGATGCCAAGCCCGCCGAGGCCGGTGCCACCGCGGCGCCGAAGAAGAGCATCTGGCAGACCATCACCTCCTTCTTCTCCTGA
- a CDS encoding tetratricopeptide repeat protein, which translates to MAEALAAATAGQYEAALNIWEPLARAGNARAQNNIGACFVDGLGVDQDLDLARRWLELAAEGGDPVGRRNLATLYFKGQGVEQDYARAADLYRAAAEDGDAPAQDMLSWMLLEGEVMPPDATEAGRWAMAAAEQGVGSSMTRLGMIAHNALGTDRDPVEAARWWRKGAEAGDADGQAMLGAAYHLGAGVPHDKIAAFAWLLRARAGHSALADRFFEAVRGTLTPEEAAAAQRRAAIPLGELP; encoded by the coding sequence ATGGCCGAGGCGCTGGCGGCGGCGACCGCCGGCCAATACGAGGCCGCGCTCAACATCTGGGAGCCGCTGGCCCGCGCCGGCAATGCCCGCGCCCAGAACAATATCGGCGCCTGCTTCGTGGACGGCCTCGGCGTCGACCAGGACCTCGACCTCGCCCGCCGCTGGCTGGAACTGGCCGCCGAGGGCGGCGATCCGGTGGGCCGGCGCAATCTCGCGACTCTCTATTTCAAGGGCCAGGGCGTCGAGCAGGACTATGCCCGCGCCGCCGACCTCTACCGCGCCGCGGCCGAGGATGGCGACGCCCCGGCGCAGGACATGCTGAGCTGGATGCTGCTGGAGGGCGAGGTTATGCCGCCCGACGCGACGGAAGCCGGCCGCTGGGCGATGGCCGCCGCTGAGCAGGGCGTCGGCTCGTCCATGACGCGCCTCGGCATGATCGCCCACAATGCGCTGGGCACGGATCGCGATCCGGTGGAAGCCGCCCGCTGGTGGCGCAAGGGGGCGGAGGCGGGCGACGCGGACGGGCAGGCTATGCTCGGCGCCGCCTACCACCTCGGTGCCGGCGTCCCGCATGACAAGATCGCCGCCTTCGCCTGGCTGCTGCGCGCCCGCGCGGGCCACAGCGCCCTCGCCGACCGCTTCTTCGAGGCGGTGCGCGGCACGCTTACGCCCGAGGAGGCCGCCGCCGCCCAGCGCCGCGCCGCCATACCGCTGGGGGAGCTGCCCTAG
- a CDS encoding M15 family metallopeptidase: MAKALMDRLVKPAALALTIAGLPLAADARTDRPDVFVDVAGVVPDAVFDVRYFSTHNFVGTRVDGYGAARCFLTRPAAEALAKVAAEAKKKGLGLRIFDCYRPARAVAHFARWASDLADEKTKPTYYPDVAKKDLFAEGYIAARSGHSRGSTLDLTLFDLATRRDLDMGTPFDLFSPRSWPDSPAVSATQRANRRLLAGLMSDKGFKPFDKEWWHFTLKDEPFPDTYFDFPIE; the protein is encoded by the coding sequence ATGGCCAAAGCCCTGATGGATCGACTGGTGAAGCCCGCCGCCCTCGCCCTCACCATTGCGGGCCTGCCGCTCGCGGCCGACGCCCGCACCGACCGCCCCGACGTGTTCGTGGATGTCGCGGGCGTGGTGCCGGACGCGGTGTTCGACGTGCGTTATTTCTCGACCCACAATTTCGTGGGCACGCGGGTGGACGGATACGGCGCCGCCCGCTGCTTCCTCACCCGCCCGGCGGCCGAGGCGCTCGCGAAGGTGGCGGCGGAGGCGAAGAAGAAGGGCCTTGGCCTCAGGATCTTCGATTGCTACCGCCCGGCCCGCGCCGTCGCCCACTTCGCCCGCTGGGCCAGCGACCTCGCCGACGAGAAAACCAAGCCCACCTATTATCCCGATGTGGCGAAAAAGGACCTGTTCGCGGAAGGCTACATCGCCGCCCGCTCCGGTCATTCGCGCGGATCCACGCTGGACCTCACCCTGTTTGATCTCGCCACGCGGCGCGACCTCGACATGGGTACGCCCTTCGATCTGTTCAGCCCCCGCTCCTGGCCGGATTCCCCTGCCGTCTCTGCGACCCAGCGCGCCAACCGCCGGCTGCTCGCGGGGCTGATGAGCGACAAAGGCTTCAAGCCGTTCGACAAGGAATGGTGGCACTTCACCCTGAAGGACGAGCCCTTCCCGGACACCTATTTCGATTTTCCCATCGAGTAG
- the carB gene encoding carbamoyl-phosphate synthase large subunit, with the protein MPKRTDIETILIIGAGPIVIGQACEFDYSGTQAVKALKEEGYRVVLVNSNPATIMTDPDMADATYIEPITAEIVTKIIEKERGDRSKGFALLPTMGGQTALNCALSLKKMGTLEKFDVEMIGATAEAIDKAEDRELFREAMTKIGLSTPKSRQIKTLPQALDALEEVGLPAIIRPSFTMGGTGGGIAYNKAEFIEIIERGIDASPTNEVLVEESVLGWKEYEMEVVRDKADNCIIICSIENIDPMGVHTGDSITVAPALTLTDKEYQIMRDASLAVLREIGVETGGSNVQFAVNPEDGRLIVIEMNPRVSRSSALASKATGFPIAKVAARLAVGYTLDEIENDITGGATPASFEPTIDYVVTKIPRFAFEKFPGAEPTLTTAMKSVGEAMAIGRTFQESLQKALRSLETGLSGLDDIEIEGLGQGDDKNAVRAALGTPTPDRLLYVAQAMRLGLSDEQIHAACKIDPWFLAEIRGIVEMEQKVRRLGLPQTAGQFRRLKAMGFSDARLATLAGLHEGEVRARRQALDVRPAYKRIDTCAAEFASPTAYMYSTYETPFAGKLADEAQPSDKEKVIILGGGPNRIGQGIEFDYCCCHAAFALKEAGYEAIMVNCNPETVSTDYDTSDRLYFEPLTAEDVLELIAREKTRGTLKGVIVQFGGQTPLKLAKALEDAEVPILGTSPDAIDLAEDRDRFKTLLDRLKIRQPANGISYSVEQARLVAAELGYPMVVRPSYVLGGRAMQIIREESQLGDYLLETLPGLVPQEIKARYPNDKTGQINTVLGKNPLLFDRYLSDAIEVDVDALCDGKDVFIAGIMEHIEEAGIHSGDSACTLPPYSLSPDTLAALEKQTAAMALALGVGGLMNVQYAIKGDEIYVLEVNPRASRTVPFVAKVIGLPIAKIAARVMAGEKLASFNLVQPKLGHIAVKEAVFPFARFPGVDTVLGPEMRSTGEVMGLDTDFGVAFAKSQLGGGTKVPKSGTVFISLKDSDKIRILPTMKMLVDLGFKIIATSGTQRFLEEHGVPAAKINKVLEGRPHIVDAIKNGDVQLVFNTTEGAQALADSRSLRRAALLQKVPYYTTLSGAIAAAQGIKAYVGGDLTVRPLQGYFGAGGDSASVGPRGEASVA; encoded by the coding sequence ATGCCGAAACGCACCGATATCGAAACCATCCTCATCATCGGCGCCGGTCCCATCGTGATCGGGCAGGCCTGCGAATTCGACTATTCCGGAACGCAGGCGGTCAAGGCGCTCAAGGAGGAGGGATACCGGGTCGTCCTCGTGAACTCGAATCCCGCGACCATCATGACCGACCCGGACATGGCGGACGCGACCTATATCGAGCCCATCACCGCCGAGATCGTCACCAAGATCATCGAGAAGGAGCGCGGCGACCGCTCCAAGGGCTTCGCGCTTCTACCCACCATGGGCGGCCAGACCGCGCTCAATTGCGCGCTGTCGCTCAAGAAGATGGGCACGCTCGAAAAGTTCGACGTCGAGATGATCGGCGCCACCGCCGAGGCCATCGACAAGGCCGAGGACCGGGAACTCTTCCGCGAGGCCATGACCAAGATCGGCCTCTCGACGCCCAAGTCCCGCCAGATCAAGACCCTGCCCCAGGCGCTCGACGCGCTGGAGGAAGTGGGCCTGCCCGCCATCATCCGCCCGTCCTTCACCATGGGCGGCACCGGCGGCGGCATCGCCTACAACAAGGCCGAGTTCATCGAGATCATCGAGCGCGGCATTGATGCCTCCCCCACCAACGAGGTGCTGGTGGAGGAGAGCGTGCTGGGCTGGAAGGAGTATGAGATGGAGGTTGTCCGCGACAAGGCGGACAATTGCATCATCATCTGCTCCATCGAGAACATCGATCCGATGGGCGTGCACACGGGCGATTCCATCACGGTCGCGCCGGCGCTGACGCTCACCGACAAGGAATACCAGATCATGCGCGACGCATCGCTTGCGGTGCTGCGCGAGATCGGCGTCGAGACCGGCGGCTCCAACGTGCAGTTCGCGGTGAACCCCGAGGACGGCCGGCTCATCGTCATCGAGATGAACCCGCGCGTGTCGCGCTCCTCCGCGCTGGCGTCGAAGGCCACGGGCTTCCCCATCGCCAAGGTCGCCGCGCGCCTCGCCGTCGGCTACACGCTGGACGAGATCGAGAACGACATCACCGGCGGCGCCACCCCGGCCTCCTTCGAGCCCACCATCGACTACGTGGTCACGAAGATCCCGCGCTTCGCCTTCGAGAAGTTCCCCGGCGCCGAGCCGACGCTGACCACCGCCATGAAGTCGGTGGGCGAGGCCATGGCCATCGGCCGCACCTTCCAGGAATCGCTCCAGAAGGCGCTGCGCTCGCTGGAGACCGGCCTGTCCGGTCTCGACGACATCGAGATCGAGGGCCTCGGCCAGGGCGACGACAAGAATGCCGTGCGCGCCGCGCTGGGCACCCCCACCCCCGACCGGCTGCTCTACGTCGCCCAGGCCATGCGCCTCGGCCTCTCCGACGAGCAGATCCACGCCGCCTGCAAGATCGACCCCTGGTTCCTCGCCGAGATCCGCGGCATCGTGGAGATGGAGCAGAAGGTGCGCCGGCTCGGCCTGCCGCAGACGGCCGGCCAGTTCCGCCGCCTGAAGGCCATGGGCTTCTCGGACGCCCGTCTCGCCACCCTCGCCGGCCTCCACGAGGGCGAGGTGCGCGCGCGGCGGCAGGCGCTGGACGTGCGCCCCGCCTACAAGCGCATCGACACCTGCGCGGCCGAGTTCGCCTCGCCCACCGCCTACATGTACTCGACCTACGAGACGCCCTTCGCCGGCAAGCTCGCCGACGAGGCGCAGCCCTCCGACAAGGAGAAGGTCATCATCCTCGGCGGCGGTCCCAACCGCATCGGCCAGGGCATCGAGTTCGACTATTGCTGCTGCCATGCCGCCTTCGCGCTGAAGGAGGCCGGCTATGAAGCCATCATGGTCAACTGCAACCCGGAGACGGTCTCCACCGACTACGACACCTCGGACCGGCTCTATTTCGAGCCTTTGACCGCCGAGGACGTGTTGGAGCTGATCGCCCGCGAGAAGACCCGTGGCACGCTGAAGGGCGTCATCGTCCAGTTCGGCGGCCAGACGCCGCTCAAGCTCGCCAAGGCGCTGGAGGATGCGGAGGTGCCGATCCTCGGAACCTCGCCCGACGCCATCGACCTCGCCGAGGACCGCGACCGGTTCAAGACGCTGCTCGACCGGCTGAAGATCCGCCAGCCGGCCAACGGCATCTCCTACAGCGTGGAGCAGGCCCGCCTGGTCGCGGCGGAGCTGGGCTATCCCATGGTGGTGCGCCCCTCCTACGTGCTGGGCGGCCGGGCCATGCAGATCATCCGCGAGGAGAGCCAGCTCGGCGACTACCTGCTGGAGACCCTGCCGGGCCTCGTGCCGCAGGAGATCAAGGCGCGCTATCCCAACGACAAGACGGGCCAGATCAATACCGTCCTCGGCAAGAACCCGCTTTTGTTCGACCGCTACCTGTCCGACGCCATCGAGGTGGATGTCGACGCGCTGTGTGACGGCAAGGACGTGTTCATCGCCGGCATCATGGAGCACATCGAGGAGGCGGGCATCCATTCGGGTGACAGCGCCTGCACCCTGCCGCCCTATTCGCTCTCGCCCGATACCCTCGCGGCGCTGGAGAAGCAGACCGCGGCCATGGCGCTGGCGCTGGGCGTCGGCGGCCTGATGAACGTGCAGTACGCCATCAAGGGCGACGAGATCTACGTGCTCGAAGTGAACCCCCGCGCCTCGCGCACGGTGCCCTTCGTCGCCAAGGTCATCGGCCTGCCCATCGCCAAGATCGCGGCGCGGGTGATGGCCGGCGAGAAGCTGGCGAGCTTCAACCTCGTGCAGCCCAAGCTCGGCCACATCGCGGTGAAGGAGGCGGTGTTCCCCTTCGCCCGCTTCCCGGGCGTGGACACGGTGCTCGGCCCGGAGATGCGCTCCACCGGCGAGGTGATGGGCCTCGACACCGATTTCGGCGTCGCATTCGCCAAGAGCCAGCTCGGTGGCGGCACCAAGGTGCCGAAGTCCGGCACCGTGTTCATCTCTCTCAAGGACAGCGACAAGATCCGGATACTGCCCACCATGAAGATGCTGGTGGATCTGGGCTTCAAGATCATCGCCACCTCCGGCACCCAGCGCTTCCTGGAGGAGCACGGCGTGCCGGCCGCGAAGATCAACAAGGTGCTGGAAGGGCGGCCGCACATCGTCGATGCCATCAAGAACGGCGATGTGCAGCTGGTGTTCAACACCACCGAGGGCGCGCAGGCGCTCGCGGACAGCCGCTCGCTGCGCCGCGCCGCCCTCTTGCAGAAAGTGCCGTATTACACCACGCTATCCGGAGCCATCGCTGCGGCGCAGGGGATCAAGGCCTACGTGGGCGGCGACCTGACGGTGCGTCCGCTGCAGGGCTATTTCGGTGCCGGGGGCGATAGCGCCAGCGTCGGCCCGCGGGGCGAAGCCTCCGTCGCCTGA
- the greA gene encoding transcription elongation factor GreA — protein MEKIPMTAGGFVALEQELKQRQQVERPRIINAISEARAHGDLSENAEYHAAKEQQSLNEGRIADLEDKISRAEVIDVSKLSGDIVKFGATVTLVDEDTEEEKVWQIVGDSEADAKAGRISISSPVARALIGKKKGASVEVVTPKGARSFEIADVRWA, from the coding sequence ATGGAGAAGATTCCGATGACGGCGGGCGGCTTTGTCGCCCTCGAGCAAGAGTTGAAGCAGCGTCAGCAGGTGGAGCGTCCGCGCATCATCAATGCCATCTCGGAGGCGCGCGCCCATGGCGACCTGTCCGAGAACGCGGAATATCACGCCGCCAAGGAGCAGCAGTCTCTGAACGAGGGACGCATCGCCGACCTGGAGGACAAGATTTCCCGCGCCGAGGTGATCGACGTGTCGAAGCTCTCCGGCGACATCGTCAAGTTCGGCGCCACGGTGACGCTGGTGGACGAGGACACCGAGGAAGAGAAGGTCTGGCAGATCGTCGGCGACAGCGAGGCCGACGCCAAGGCCGGCCGCATCTCCATCTCCTCGCCGGTGGCCCGCGCGCTGATCGGCAAGAAGAAGGGCGCCTCCGTGGAGGTCGTCACCCCCAAGGGCGCCCGCTCGTTCGAGATCGCGGACGTCCGCTGGGCCTGA
- a CDS encoding LysR family transcriptional regulator, whose translation MDWDKLKVFHVAAEAGSFTHAGETLGLSQSAVSRQVSALEAELKVPLFHRHARGLILTEQGELLYRTAHEVFLKLESARAQLTDSREKPNGDLRVTTTMGLGTHWLTARVGEFVELFPDIRIQLILTDEELDLAMREADVAIRMRQPVQPDLVQRKLFTVHFHAYASADYLKRHGHPRTLDELDKHRILLLGGPIPSYFQGLNWLEHAGRDGSTPRIPAFEVNNVLGLKRAVERGVGIGTLPDYLSDDSTSLVQLFTDRETPKLEAYFTYAQEMRSVARIQVFRDFLISKAQRWNY comes from the coding sequence ATGGATTGGGACAAGCTGAAGGTCTTCCACGTCGCCGCGGAAGCGGGCTCCTTTACCCATGCCGGCGAGACGCTGGGGCTCTCCCAGTCGGCGGTCAGCCGGCAGGTGTCGGCCCTGGAGGCGGAATTGAAGGTTCCGCTGTTCCACCGCCACGCCCGCGGTCTCATTCTCACCGAGCAGGGCGAACTGCTCTACCGCACCGCCCATGAGGTGTTCCTCAAGCTGGAATCGGCGCGCGCCCAGCTCACCGACAGCCGCGAGAAGCCCAACGGCGACCTGCGCGTCACGACCACCATGGGCCTCGGCACCCATTGGCTCACCGCGCGGGTGGGCGAGTTCGTGGAGCTGTTCCCGGACATCCGCATCCAGCTCATCCTCACCGACGAGGAACTGGACCTCGCCATGCGCGAGGCGGACGTGGCCATCCGCATGCGCCAGCCGGTGCAGCCGGACCTGGTGCAGCGCAAGCTCTTCACCGTGCATTTCCATGCCTATGCCTCGGCGGATTATCTCAAGCGCCACGGCCATCCGCGCACGCTGGACGAATTGGACAAGCACCGCATCCTGCTGCTCGGCGGGCCGATCCCCTCCTATTTCCAGGGGCTGAACTGGCTGGAGCACGCGGGCCGCGACGGCTCGACGCCGCGCATTCCGGCCTTCGAGGTCAACAACGTGCTCGGCCTCAAGCGGGCGGTGGAGCGCGGCGTGGGTATAGGCACCCTGCCGGACTATCTCTCGGACGATTCCACCTCGCTGGTTCAGCTCTTCACCGATCGCGAGACGCCCAAACTCGAGGCATACTTCACTTATGCTCAGGAAATGCGCTCGGTAGCCCGAATTCAGGTGTTCCGGGACTTTCTGATTTCCAAGGCGCAACGCTGGAATTACTGA
- the selA gene encoding L-seryl-tRNA(Sec) selenium transferase, producing the protein MTSAPAALSPAPPLRLLPSVDQVLKAEAARAALERHGRQATTQAVRDALDERRAALRAGAGAAATPEEIAAAALARLDAAAAPSLRPVFNLTGTVLHTNLGRAIFAEEAIAAATRAMRNAVSLEYDLDGGRRGERDDHVRGLICELTGAEDATLVNNNAAAVLIVLNTLSAGKPALVSRGELIEIGGAFRMPEIMRRAGAELAEVGTTNRTHPRDYRDAIAPETGVILKVHTSNYRIEGFTADVSPRDLAEIARAGGVPLVNDLGSGTLADLSRYGLVHEPTVREALAEGADIVTFSGDKLLGGPQAGFIVGRRDLIARINKNPMKRALRVDKVRLAAIEATLRLYRDPDRLAARLPTLRYLTRSREDLAAQAARLVPHFARILGERFTVESAPCRSQIGSGALPLETLEGVGLAIRARDGSGGAIGRLADAMRRLPVPVIGRIDDQALVLDVRCLEDEAALVASVTALEGAHELA; encoded by the coding sequence ATGACAAGCGCTCCGGCGGCTCTCTCCCCTGCCCCGCCCCTGCGGCTGCTTCCGTCCGTGGATCAGGTGCTCAAGGCCGAGGCCGCCCGCGCCGCGCTGGAGCGCCACGGCCGGCAGGCGACGACCCAGGCGGTGCGCGATGCCCTCGATGAGCGCCGCGCCGCGCTAAGGGCGGGTGCAGGCGCCGCCGCGACGCCCGAGGAGATCGCCGCCGCCGCGCTCGCCCGGCTCGATGCCGCCGCCGCGCCCAGCCTGAGGCCCGTCTTCAACCTCACTGGCACGGTGCTGCACACCAATCTCGGCCGCGCCATTTTCGCGGAAGAGGCGATCGCGGCCGCCACCCGGGCCATGCGCAATGCGGTCTCACTGGAATACGACCTCGATGGTGGGCGCCGGGGCGAGCGCGACGATCATGTGCGCGGCCTCATCTGCGAACTGACCGGCGCCGAGGACGCGACGCTCGTCAACAACAACGCGGCCGCCGTCCTGATCGTCCTGAACACCCTCTCCGCCGGAAAGCCGGCTCTGGTCTCGCGTGGCGAGCTGATCGAGATCGGCGGCGCCTTCCGCATGCCCGAGATCATGCGCCGTGCCGGAGCGGAGCTGGCGGAAGTCGGCACCACCAACCGCACCCACCCGCGCGACTATCGCGACGCCATCGCCCCCGAGACGGGGGTGATCCTGAAGGTCCACACCTCCAATTACCGCATCGAGGGCTTCACGGCTGACGTGTCGCCCCGCGACCTCGCCGAGATCGCCCGCGCCGGCGGCGTGCCCCTCGTCAACGACCTCGGCTCCGGCACCCTGGCCGACCTCTCCCGCTACGGCCTCGTGCACGAGCCCACCGTGCGGGAGGCGCTGGCGGAGGGTGCGGACATCGTGACCTTCTCCGGCGACAAGCTGCTCGGCGGGCCGCAGGCCGGCTTCATCGTGGGGCGGCGCGATCTCATCGCCCGCATCAACAAGAATCCCATGAAGCGGGCGCTGCGCGTGGACAAGGTGCGCCTCGCCGCCATCGAAGCAACCCTGCGGCTCTACCGCGACCCGGACCGCCTCGCCGCGCGTCTTCCCACACTTCGTTACCTCACTCGCTCGCGCGAAGATCTCGCCGCCCAAGCTGCCCGGCTGGTGCCGCACTTCGCGCGCATCCTCGGCGAACGCTTCACCGTAGAAAGCGCGCCGTGCCGCAGCCAGATCGGCTCCGGGGCGCTGCCGCTGGAGACGCTGGAGGGCGTGGGCCTCGCCATCCGCGCCCGCGACGGCAGCGGCGGCGCCATCGGGCGCCTCGCCGATGCCATGCGGCGGTTGCCGGTTCCGGTCATCGGACGGATTGACGATCAGGCGCTGGTGCTGGATGTGAGATGCCTTGAGGACGAAGCGGCGCTTGTCGCGTCCGTGACCGCTTTGGAGGGGGCACATGAGCTGGCTTGA
- the trxB gene encoding thioredoxin-disulfide reductase — MTTHSAKVVIIGSGPAGYTAAIYAARAMLEPVLFEGIQPGGQLTITTDVENYPGFADPIQGPWLMEQMRAQAGHVGTKIIADHISSLDLSRRPFRMETESGDTWLADVVILATGAQARWLGLESEAAFRGFGVSACATCDGFFYRGKEVMVVGGGNTAVEEALFLTNFASKVTLVHRRDTFRAERILQDRLFANPKVNVVWHSEVAEVVGETGDICKVTAVRLRDVRTGALTELPADGIFIAIGHAPATELVKDQLKLKESGYVWTAPDSTATSVPGVFAAGDVADDVYRQAVTAAGRGCMAALEAERFLAHHSVAQAAE; from the coding sequence ATGACCACCCACAGCGCCAAGGTCGTCATCATCGGGTCGGGTCCGGCCGGCTACACGGCGGCCATCTATGCGGCCCGCGCAATGCTGGAGCCGGTCCTGTTCGAGGGCATCCAGCCCGGCGGCCAGCTCACCATCACCACGGATGTGGAGAATTATCCCGGCTTCGCCGATCCCATCCAGGGCCCCTGGCTGATGGAGCAGATGCGCGCCCAGGCCGGGCATGTGGGCACGAAGATCATCGCCGATCACATCAGCAGCCTCGACCTGTCCCGGCGGCCGTTCCGCATGGAGACGGAATCGGGCGATACGTGGCTCGCGGACGTGGTGATCCTCGCCACCGGCGCCCAGGCGCGCTGGCTCGGCCTCGAATCGGAGGCGGCGTTCCGCGGCTTCGGCGTCTCGGCCTGCGCCACCTGCGACGGCTTCTTCTATCGCGGCAAGGAAGTCATGGTGGTGGGCGGCGGCAATACGGCCGTCGAGGAGGCGCTCTTCCTCACCAATTTCGCCTCCAAGGTCACGCTGGTGCATCGCCGCGACACCTTCCGCGCCGAGCGCATCCTTCAGGATCGGCTGTTTGCCAATCCCAAGGTGAACGTGGTGTGGCATTCCGAGGTGGCCGAGGTGGTGGGCGAGACCGGCGACATCTGCAAGGTCACCGCCGTGCGCCTGCGCGACGTGCGCACCGGCGCCCTCACCGAGCTACCCGCTGACGGCATATTCATCGCCATCGGTCATGCGCCCGCCACAGAGCTGGTCAAAGACCAGTTGAAGCTCAAGGAGAGCGGATACGTGTGGACGGCGCCCGATTCGACGGCGACGTCCGTGCCGGGCGTGTTCGCGGCCGGCGACGTGGCCGACGACGTGTATCGGCAGGCCGTCACGGCGGCCGGCCGGGGTTGCATGGCCGCGCTGGAGGCGGAGCGTTTCCTCGCCCACCACAGCGTGGCGCAGGCGGCGGAATAG
- a CDS encoding Lrp/AsnC family transcriptional regulator produces the protein MTVRLDAVDWKILDELQRDGRMTNVELSRRVGISAPPCLRRVRALEEEGIIEGYRALLDEKRLGYDLMAFAMVHLISQAEADLAAFQERITGWPLVRSAWMLSGDVDFLMLCVAPDLRTFQTFVLDITAAPNVRNVKTALTLKQSKDAPIVPLEAGLLKGA, from the coding sequence TTGACCGTTCGCCTCGATGCTGTCGACTGGAAAATCCTCGACGAGCTGCAGCGGGACGGTCGCATGACCAACGTCGAACTGTCCCGGCGCGTGGGCATATCCGCCCCGCCCTGCCTCAGGCGCGTGCGGGCGCTGGAGGAGGAAGGCATCATCGAAGGCTATCGGGCGCTGCTCGACGAGAAGCGCCTTGGCTACGATCTGATGGCCTTCGCCATGGTCCATCTCATCAGCCAGGCGGAAGCCGACCTCGCCGCCTTTCAGGAGCGCATCACCGGCTGGCCGCTGGTGCGCAGCGCCTGGATGCTCTCGGGCGACGTGGATTTCCTGATGCTGTGCGTGGCGCCGGACCTGCGCACCTTCCAGACCTTCGTGCTGGACATCACCGCCGCGCCCAACGTGCGCAACGTGAAGACAGCCCTGACGCTGAAGCAGTCCAAGGACGCGCCGATCGTGCCGCTGGAAGCAGGGTTGCTGAAGGGAGCGTGA